The following are encoded together in the Lathyrus oleraceus cultivar Zhongwan6 chromosome 3, CAAS_Psat_ZW6_1.0, whole genome shotgun sequence genome:
- the LOC127126872 gene encoding RGG repeats nuclear RNA binding protein A, giving the protein MATANPFDLLGDDVEDPSQLILTEQLKAAAAPLKKPAEKDQGKRTQQNKPAQLPSKPAPPAQAVRESRNEGGRGGRGGRGFVGGRGGGRGRGFGRDFSNDENSFTVSRAPDSQGALEGDKFSERRGFGGPRPPYRGGRRGGFSNGEGGEEGRPRRTFERHSGTGRGSEFKREGSGRGNWGTETDEVTQVTDEVVNEAEKNLGDEKPAAENDVADGNKDNPANEAEEKEPEDKEMTLEEYEKLLEEKRKALQALKTEERKVDKKEFETMQALSCKKDNFEIFAKLGSDKDKRKEAFDKEEKAKKSVSINEFLKPAEGEGYYNPGGRARGRGGRGTRGGFGGYRGNSTSNVPAPSIEDPGHFPTLGAK; this is encoded by the exons ATGGCCACTGCGAATCCATTTGATTTGCTAGGTGATGACGTTGAGGATCCTTCTCAGCTCATCCTGACCGAACAGCTCAAAGCGGCTGCGGCTCCTCTGAAGAAACCTGCCGAGAAGGACCAGGGAAAGCGCACTCAGCAGAATAAGCCGGCTCAGCTGCCTTCTAAGCCGGCTCCACCCGCTCAAGCTG TGAGGGAATCCAGGAATGAAGGAGGTCGCGGAGGCCGTGGTGGACGTGGATTTGTTGGTGGACGTGGCGGTGGCCGTGGTCGTGGTTTTGGCCGTGACTTCTCAAACGACGAGAACTCATTCACTGTCTCCAGAGCTCCTGATAGTCAGGGTGCTCTTGAAGGAGATAAGTTCTCTGAGAGACGTGGCTTTGGTGGACCTCGACCTCCCTATCGTGGAGGTCGTCGTGGAGGTTTCAGCAATGGTGAAGGTGGTGAAGAAGGGAGACCTAGAAGGACATTTGAACGCCATAGTGGCACTGGGAGAGG AAGCGAATTCAAACGTGAAGGTTCTGGACGCGGTAACTGGGGGACAGAAACTGATGAAGTTACCCA GGTGACTGATGAAGTTGTGAACGAAGCTGAAAAGAATTTGGGTGATGAGAAGCCTGCTGCTGAAAATGATGTTGCTGACGGTAACAAGGATAATCCTGCTAATGAAGCTGAAGAAAAAGAGCCGGAGGATAAG GAAATGACTCTGGAGGAATATGAGAAACTGCTGGAAGAGAAAAGAAAGGCTTTGCAAGCACTCAAGACTGAAGAAAGAAAGGTTGACAAGAAAGAGTTTGAAACTATGCAAGCCCTATCGTGCAAGAAAGACAATTTTGAAATCTTTGCTAAATTG GGCTCTGATAAGGATAAGCGCAAAGAAGCTTTTGACAAGGAGGAGAAGGCCAAAAAG TCTGTCAGCATCAATGAGTTTTTGAAGCCAGCTGAAGGTGAAGGTTATTACAACCCAGGTGGACGTGCTAGAGGACGCGGCGGCCGTGGTACAAGAGGAGGTTTTGGAGGTTATCGTGGAAATTCAACTAGCAATGTACCCGCCCCATCCATTGAAGATCCTGGTCATTTTCCAACCTTGGGTGCCAAGTGA